From Streptomyces sp. TLI_235, a single genomic window includes:
- a CDS encoding putative phage-associated protein, which translates to MANVKDVAAYILGKHGPMSAMKLQKLCFFAYGYHLVWEDRSLFPERFQAWANGPVAPELYAMHRGRFQLSAGEINGDPSALDPGEAESVDLVLDAFIGYSAHELSAMTHREGPWVVARERAGVADLDRSREPLLDEDMEDFFGALVNRSAN; encoded by the coding sequence ATGGCCAACGTGAAGGACGTCGCGGCGTACATTCTCGGCAAGCACGGGCCCATGTCCGCCATGAAGCTGCAGAAGCTGTGCTTCTTCGCCTACGGCTACCACCTCGTCTGGGAAGACCGCAGTCTGTTCCCCGAGCGGTTCCAAGCCTGGGCAAACGGGCCCGTCGCCCCCGAGCTGTACGCCATGCATCGCGGCCGCTTCCAGCTGAGCGCCGGCGAAATCAACGGAGACCCCTCGGCGCTCGACCCCGGCGAGGCCGAGTCCGTCGACCTGGTCCTCGACGCGTTCATCGGCTACTCGGCCCACGAGCTGTCCGCGATGACCCACCGCGAGGGCCCCTGGGTCGTCGCCCGCGAGCGAGCCGGCGTCGCCGACCTCGACCGGAGCAGGGAACCCCTCCTCGATGAGGACATGGAAGACTTCTTCGGCGCGCTGGTGAACCGCAGCGCCAACTGA